The following are encoded in a window of Salmo trutta chromosome 27, fSalTru1.1, whole genome shotgun sequence genomic DNA:
- the atosb gene encoding atos homolog protein B: protein MRHIHVELTRGSKEELAPVELPSHEGDLSPPAAPSQGPDPGVMVGVSRHFGQEQLRLQKVYQLSIFSQLGGFSTSEPPRTCEAQPGQDPRMARPGVKRGLEEPKLSHKWPHLAGDTYRDGDALEEGVLCGPGPGVGVGMGVGQVFSCIMVDHRDSGGDLSPRSPPPEPLSPGHTPARRPAQHNHDRPVPDPWAPLSPKSPPMVEPHSPPGPRSPLPSTEPPSDPGGSGEGCSSGSSSGQRQPNSCCDEGSYWALGAFETPNPPGPPLGPTGSLSPHYLLTTDPQGPGEGRECGTELESSPPHPSTTASINELASLEKTPSHSGVPSVPCPAKKKLLSSSDTAESCSEDEGPSTSKRSRLALLAPGLGLASCRGTDAKAAPFWNHLLPNAQGRDHVKSVSEVSRTSRRLKSRQLRSGRRTDTLCRSARSGWPSSSISRSLLGNFEESILKGRFSPSGRIEGFTAEIGASGSYCPQHATLPVHVTYYDISEHSAPSPFLGVISLEPLGKKGYSVPKAGTIQVTLFNPNKTVVKMFLVTYNFGDMPVNHMTFLRHRIFLVPVEEAGPDGKGEGPTEPRATPTERKKILCYLIHLRFQSSKSGKIYLHNDIRLLFSRKSIEVDTGIPYELKSFTEVPRNPKYSPRL, encoded by the exons ATGAGGCACATTCACGTAGAACTGACGCGCGGCAGCAAGGAGGAGCTGGCTCCTGTGGAGCTTCCATCCCACGAGGGGGACCTGTCTCCTCCTGCGGCCCCCTCACAGGGCCCAGATCCTGGGGTGATGGTCGGGGTTTCCAGGCACTTTGGTCAGGAGCAGCTGCGTCTCCAGAAGGTCTACCAGCTCTCTATCTTCTCCCAGCTGGGGGGGTTCTCAACCTCCGAACCCCCCAGGACATGTGAGGCCCAGCCGGGACAGGACCCTCGGATGGCCAGGCCAGGGGTCAAGAGGGGCCTGGAGGAGCCCAAGCTTAGCCACAAATGGCCCCACCTGGCTGGGGACACATACAGAGATGGTGACGCCCTGGAAGAAGGGGTTCTGTGTGGGCCAGGACCTGGGGTAGGGGTTGGGATGGGGGTAGGGCAGGTATTCTCCTGCATCATGGTGGATCACAGAGACTCAGGTGGGGACCTGTCACCTAGATCCCCCCCACCTGAACCCCTCTCCCCCGGCCACACCCCCGCCCGACGCCCCGCCCAGCACAACCACGACAGGCCCGTCCCGGACCCGTGGGCTCCACTGTCTCCCAAATCACCTCCCATGGTTGAGCCCCACAGCCCCCCTGGCCCCCGCAGCCCGTTACCCAGCACAGAGCCTCCTTCTGATCCTGGAGGGTCCGGGGAGGGCTGCAGTAGTGGCTCCTCATCGGGACAGCGTCAGCCCAACTCCTGCTGTGACGAGGGTTCCTATTGGGCCCTCGGAGCCTTCGAAACCCCCAACCCCCCTGGACCTCCCCTCGGACCTACAGGCTCCCTCTCCCCCCACTACCTTCTCACCACAGACCCCCAGGGGCCCGGGGAGGGCAGAGAGTGTGGGACCGAACTGGAATCCTCCCCGCCCCATCCCAGTACCACAGCATCCATCAACGAGCTGGCCTCCCTGGAGAAGACCCCCAGCCACAGTGGGGTCCCCTCGGTCCCCTGCCCTGCTAAAAAGAAACTTCTATCCTCTAGCGACACAGCAGAGTCGTGTTCGGAGGATGAGGGCCCCTCTACCTCTAAGAGGAGCCGTCTTGCACTGCTGGCCCCTGGCTTAGGGCTGGCCTCCTGCAGGGGCACCGATGCCAAGGCTGCCCCCTTCTGGAACCACCTGCTACCTAACGCACAGGGCCGGGACCATGTCAAG AGTGTATCAGAAGTCAGCAGAAccagcaggagactgaaaag TCGACAGCTGCGTAGTGGGCGGCGTACAGACACCTTGTGTCGTTCTGCTCGGTCAGGCTGGCCCTCTTCCTCAATCAGCCGGTCACTACTGGGCAACTTTGAG GAGTCGATCCTGAAGGGTCGTTTCTCTCCGTCGGGTCGTATCGAGGGCTTCACAGCAGAGATCGGTGCCAGCGGATCCTACTGCCCTCAACACGCCACTCTGCCTGTACACGTCACTTACTACGACATCTCAGAGCACAGCGCACCCTCACCCTTcttg GGAGTGATCTCCTTGGAGCCTCTTGGAAAGAAAGGATACAGCGTACCCAAAGCAGGGACCATCCAAGTG ACCTTATTCAACCCAAATAAAACTGTGGTGAAGATGTTCCTCGTGACCTATAACTTTGGGGACATGCCCGTCAATCACATGACCTTCCTGCGTCACCGCATCTTCCTGGTTCCCGTGGAGGAGGCGGGGCCAGATGGGAAGGGGGAGGGGCCTACAGAGCCCAGGGCCACGCCCACAGAGAGGAAGAAGATTCTCTGCTACCTGATACACCTCAG ATTCCAGAGCTCCAAATCTGGGAAGATTTACCTGCACAACGATATCCGGCTGCTTTTCTCCCGCAAGTCCATCGAGGTGGACACAGGGATCCCTTACGAGCTCAAATCTTTCACCGAGGTGCCAAGAAACCCCAAATACTCCCCCCGTTTGTGA